The nucleotide sequence CTTGGCTTCCAAGGCAGTTTGAAAACGAAGACAATTTAATTGCACACGAACTTGGCTTAGGAAAAGAAATCATTGATGAAACTTTTGGAGAAATAGATGCTTTTGTTGCCGGAATGGGAACAGGAGGAACTTTAATTGGAGTTGCAAGAGCTTTGAAAAAAGTAAATCCTAATATAAAAATATTTGGCATTGAACCTGAAGAATCTCCTATAATAACGAAAGGATATTCCGGAGCTCATAAAATTCAAGGAATTGGAGAAGGATTTATTCCTAAATTAATAAAAGAAAACATGTCTTTAATTGATGATGTTATTCGCGTAAGTAGTGAAGACGCTATGAAAATGAGAATAGAAATTGTAAAAAAGCATGGTTTTTTTGTTGGTATTAGTTCTGGTGCTAATTTTTTAGTTGCAAAAGAATTAAAAAAGAAATATCCAAGAGTTGTTACAGTTTTACCGGATAGAGGAGAAAGATATCTCAGCCTTGACTAAGATTTATAGTAGCTTATTTCTAAAATATATCTTCATTAATCTATATTTTTAAAGGCTTATGATGAAGCATGATTGATATTGCGAAAAAATATAAAAGCTACTAAACAATTAAAGTTTTAATAACAATAAAGTCATGTCTTTTAATTTTCGAGATATGTTTTTTTCATATTTTTACAAAAATTTTTCAAAATGCAAGTAAAAAACATTAATAGAACTAAAATAATTGCAACTATAGGTCCTGCAAGTTCTTCACCTGAAATGATTAGAAAAATTGTAGATGCCGGAATGAATGCGTGCAGGTTAAATTTTTCACATGTTGACCATTCAACAGCTACAAATATTATAAATGAAATAAACAAAATAAATAGTGAAATTTTATTTCCAATAACCTTAATTGCTGACATTCAAGGTCCAAAACTTCGTGTTGGCAACATGGGCAAAGATGGTGTTAAGCTAAAAAGCAATTCGTTGGTAATCATTACTTCAAAGGAAATTGAAGGCTCCGAAAAATCATTTACACTTCGTTATCCAGCTATTTCAAAAGATTTAAAGCCAAACGAACACATTCTGCTTGACGATGGAAAAATGGAGGTTAAAATAACTCGTGTTATTAATGATACTGACGTGGAAGCCGAAATTATTCGCGGAGGAATTTTGCACTCAAATAAAGGATTTAATCTACCAAACTCAAATGTAAGCCTTCCCGCCTTAACTGAAAAGGATTTAAAAGATATAGAATTTGCAATTTCTTCTGATGTGGACTGGATTGCAATGTCATTTGTTAGAAAACCCGAAGATATTATCCAATTAAGAGAAATTATAAAAAAATCGGGTAAGGATATTAGAATTATTGCAAAAATAGAAAAACCTGAAGCTATAAATAATATTGACGAAATAATTGAAGTAACCGATGCGATAATGATAGCTAGAGGCGACCTTGGAATTGAAATGCCATTACAAGCATTACCTATTTTGCAAAAAAACATAATTCAAAAATGTATTACACTTGCAAAACCTGTAATTGTTGCAACACAAATGATGGAAAGCATGATGACAAACACAATGCCAAGCAGAGCTGAAGTAAATGACGTTGCAAACGCTGTTACAGATGGTGCAGATGCTGTTATGTTAAGCGGAGAAACAAGTGTAGGACAATACCCAGTAGAAACAGTATCAACAATGCTTAAAATAATTTGCGACGTAGAACTTGATGAAAGACCATATTTAAAAGGTGCAATACCAAAGTCAGAGATTGCTGTTCCAATTTTATATGAAGTTTGCTATATGGCTTCACGAGTGAGTAAATTTATGAATGCCAAAGGAATTATTGTTATGACATCAACCGGAGCTTCAGCTTTTCAAATATCTTCATTCCGCCCTAAAAGCTATATTTTTGTTTTTACAAACAATAGAAAACTACTACGTATGCTTAGCTTAGTTTGGGGAATAAGAGGATTTTACTATGATAAATACATTAGCACAGACCAAACAATCTGCGACACTATTGATATTGTGAAAGAAATGAAAATAGTCTCCCCAGGAGACACAATAATACACACAGCTAGCATGCCTATTGAACGACGTGGCAGAACCAATACATTGAGAATTAGCGTTGTTGAATAATCATTTAACAAGCATTTTCAACTCATAGAAAAAATGACATTTATCAAGAATTGATGAAAATGTATAGCTTTAAACGCTATCATTTCATATATTTGCATTGTAAATTATTTTAACACATTTCATCTAAAAAAGACACCATGAAAGAAGATGAAAACAATATGATGCTAAACGAAGTAACAAACACAGAATACAAATATGGGTTTGATACTAAGATAGATATGGACACAATTCCAAAAGGGTTAGATGAAAATATTATTCGCTTGATTTCTAAGAAAAAAAATGAGCCTGAGTTTATGTTGGAATTTAGGCTTAATGCTTTTAAAAAATGGAAAGAAATGAAAATGCCCAATTGGGCACACCTAGATATTCCAGAAATTGATTTTCAAGACATAAGCTATTATGCGGCTCCTAAACAAAATAAGAACATAAGTAAAGACGAAGTTGACCCTGAACTTATTGAAACTTTTAACAAACTAGGCATCCCTCTTGAAGAGCAGCTTGCATTAGCTGGAGTAGCTGTTGATGCTGTATTCGACAGCGTCTCTGTTAAAACGACCATGAAAGATAAATTAAGTGAGCTTGGTATTATTTTCATGCCAATTAGCGAAGCATTGCACCAGCATCCAGACTTAGTAAAACAATATTTAGGTATGGCTGTTCCTGTTACTGACAACTATTTTTCAGCCTTAAATTCTGCTGTTTTTAGCGATGGGTCGTTTGTGTATATTCCCAAAGGCGTGAGATGCCCTGTAGAATTATCAACTTATTTTCGTATCAACGCAAGAGAAACTGGACAATTTGAGCGCACACTAATAATTGCAGACGAAGGTTCTTACGTCAGCTATCTTGAAGGTTGTACCGCTCCCATGAGAGATGAAAATCAATTACATGCTGCTGTTGTTGAAATTATCACGCTCGACAATGCAGAAGTGAAATATAGCACCGTGCAAAATTGGTATCCGGGAGATAAACAAGGTGTTGGTGGAATATACAATTTCGTAACCAAAAGAGGATTATGCAAAGGCAATAACAGCAAAATCTCATGGACACAAGTAGAAACAGGCTCAGCCATCACATGGAAATATCCAAGCTGTGTTCTAATGGGCAACAATAGTATAGGCGAGTTCTATTCCGTTGCTGTTACCAATAATTTTCAACAAGCCGACACCGGCAGCAAAATGATTCATATCGGCGAAAACACTAAAAGCACTATTATTTCCAAAGGTATTTCGGCAGGTCGCAGCCACAACAGCTATCGCGGATTGGTAAAAGTTACAAAAAAAGCTAAAAACTCTCGTAATTTCACACAATGCGACAGCCTGCTTTTAGGCGATAAATGCGGTGCTCACACATGGCCTTACATTAATGTTTTTAACAAAAACTCCATTGTAGAACACGAAGCAACAACTTCAAAAATTTCTGACGAACAATTGTTTTATTGCCAACAAAGAGGTCTTGACAGCGAATCCGCTATTGGACTTATTGTAAATGGCTATGCAAAAGATGTTTTAAATAAATTACCAATGGAATTTGCTGTTGAAGCTCAAAAACTTCTTGCCATAAGTCTTGAAAATTCCGTAGGATAAACTATAAATAATTAAAAAAATTAAAAATGTTACAAATAAAAAACTTGCATGTATCTATAGATGAACGCGAAATACTCAAAGGTGTAAATTTGAATGTAAAGCCCGGCGAGGTTCACGCAATCATGGGACCAAATGGCACAGGCAAAAGCACATTAGCAAACGTTATTGCAGGTAAAGAAGGCTATAAAACAAGTGGCGAAATTATTTTTAATGGAATTAATTTATTCGATTTACCTGTGGAAACTCGCGCTAGAGAAGGCATTTTTTTAGGATTTCAATATCCTGTCGAAATTCCCGGCGTTTCAATAATGAATTTTCTAAGAACCGCTATAAACGAAAAACGCAAATTTAAAGGTCTTAGCCCTATTTCTGGAGCTGATTTTTTAAAATTAGTTGAAGAAAAAAAGCAAATCGTTGAAATTCCTAATGACCTTATGAAACGAAGCGTTAATGAAGGCTTTTCTGGCGGAGAAAAGAAAAGAAATGAGATCTTTCAAATGGCAATGCTCGAACCAAAGCTTGCAATCTTAGACGAAACCGACTCTGGACTAGACATTGATGCTCTGCGTGTTGTAGCAACGGGCGTTACTCGCTTGAAAAAACCAGACAATGCAACAATTGTTATCACTCACTACCAAAGACTTCTAGATTTCATTGTTCCAGATTATGTTCATATCCTTTTCAACGGTCGCATAGTGAAGTCTGGCGATAAAAATTTAGCAATGGATTTAGAAAAGCATGGCTACGAATGGATTAAAAAAGAATTTATTCAAAAATAAAGAATGATGAACGATATAAATAAATATCCTCTTACTACATTAATAAAAGAACACGCTGACAAAACGATTCCCTCAAAAAATCTTTGGGAAGGACGCGATAATGCGTTCCACACATTCCTTTCAATGGGATTCCCAAATGCTAAAATGGAAAAATGGAAAAATACTGATTTAGAGAAATATTTAAACTACGAATACAAATATATAGAAAACTCTGACCCTATTTCAAATATTGACATTAATAAAATATTTCATTGTAATATTTTAAATTTCG is from Bacteroidales bacterium and encodes:
- the sufB gene encoding Fe-S cluster assembly protein SufB; this translates as MKEDENNMMLNEVTNTEYKYGFDTKIDMDTIPKGLDENIIRLISKKKNEPEFMLEFRLNAFKKWKEMKMPNWAHLDIPEIDFQDISYYAAPKQNKNISKDEVDPELIETFNKLGIPLEEQLALAGVAVDAVFDSVSVKTTMKDKLSELGIIFMPISEALHQHPDLVKQYLGMAVPVTDNYFSALNSAVFSDGSFVYIPKGVRCPVELSTYFRINARETGQFERTLIIADEGSYVSYLEGCTAPMRDENQLHAAVVEIITLDNAEVKYSTVQNWYPGDKQGVGGIYNFVTKRGLCKGNNSKISWTQVETGSAITWKYPSCVLMGNNSIGEFYSVAVTNNFQQADTGSKMIHIGENTKSTIISKGISAGRSHNSYRGLVKVTKKAKNSRNFTQCDSLLLGDKCGAHTWPYINVFNKNSIVEHEATTSKISDEQLFYCQQRGLDSESAIGLIVNGYAKDVLNKLPMEFAVEAQKLLAISLENSVG
- the sufC gene encoding Fe-S cluster assembly ATPase SufC, encoding MLQIKNLHVSIDEREILKGVNLNVKPGEVHAIMGPNGTGKSTLANVIAGKEGYKTSGEIIFNGINLFDLPVETRAREGIFLGFQYPVEIPGVSIMNFLRTAINEKRKFKGLSPISGADFLKLVEEKKQIVEIPNDLMKRSVNEGFSGGEKKRNEIFQMAMLEPKLAILDETDSGLDIDALRVVATGVTRLKKPDNATIVITHYQRLLDFIVPDYVHILFNGRIVKSGDKNLAMDLEKHGYEWIKKEFIQK
- a CDS encoding pyridoxal-phosphate dependent enzyme — its product is WLPRQFENEDNLIAHELGLGKEIIDETFGEIDAFVAGMGTGGTLIGVARALKKVNPNIKIFGIEPEESPIITKGYSGAHKIQGIGEGFIPKLIKENMSLIDDVIRVSSEDAMKMRIEIVKKHGFFVGISSGANFLVAKELKKKYPRVVTVLPDRGERYLSLD
- the pyk gene encoding pyruvate kinase, whose amino-acid sequence is MQVKNINRTKIIATIGPASSSPEMIRKIVDAGMNACRLNFSHVDHSTATNIINEINKINSEILFPITLIADIQGPKLRVGNMGKDGVKLKSNSLVIITSKEIEGSEKSFTLRYPAISKDLKPNEHILLDDGKMEVKITRVINDTDVEAEIIRGGILHSNKGFNLPNSNVSLPALTEKDLKDIEFAISSDVDWIAMSFVRKPEDIIQLREIIKKSGKDIRIIAKIEKPEAINNIDEIIEVTDAIMIARGDLGIEMPLQALPILQKNIIQKCITLAKPVIVATQMMESMMTNTMPSRAEVNDVANAVTDGADAVMLSGETSVGQYPVETVSTMLKIICDVELDERPYLKGAIPKSEIAVPILYEVCYMASRVSKFMNAKGIIVMTSTGASAFQISSFRPKSYIFVFTNNRKLLRMLSLVWGIRGFYYDKYISTDQTICDTIDIVKEMKIVSPGDTIIHTASMPIERRGRTNTLRISVVE